The Sorghum bicolor cultivar BTx623 chromosome 6, Sorghum_bicolor_NCBIv3, whole genome shotgun sequence genome contains the following window.
CTTGGTCTCCAAAGTACCATGGGCGCCATCTATCAACAACTTGGTAGCCTATTGATTTCACCCATGCTTCAGTACCAGGGTAAGGAATACACAGGTCGTGGTCACCGCTGCAGcataacagacaaacatatcatATATACATTCTTTAATTCTATGGAAATTGTTAGACATGTTTCTATGAAAAAAATGAAGCAAGAATCATTAGATCAACTTAATGATTATGTTATCTTTTTTAGGTATATGTTTTCAGCTTTCAGCACTAGCCTTCTAGACAGTACAGTAACTAGATCCACAGACCAATAAAATAGTTAGTGTCTCCAAAGCACGGTATGTATACTGAACCCAATGCAAATCTATGAGGGTACATGGAACATTTTACAATACAAgtaaagtagcatatatgatcAAAATTCGAGTGCCAAAGGAAAGTTTATTATCCCAATTATTCTTAACAGTAGTAGCACTAAAACTTCCATAGTGAGATTTATTACTTTATTAGGACTGAGTTTCAGATGAAATTAAGTTTTCATACGATTTTACATTCACCTTCTTTCCCTTGAACTGAAACATATATTCAACCAATAAAACATGAAACTTTTGCTTTCTGTTTCCAATCCAAATGTGAAATAGGATCAACACATCCAAAGTATGTTCTAATCCGAAAAGAGTTATCTATACTCGCTACAAAGTTCTAGAAACTACTCTTATTTAACATACCCAAATGACAGATTAACTGGTTTTATATGTACCTGTAAATTAGCACACGATATCCCAAACCTGTAAGCTTCTTGTGATAGGTCAACATTGTCCCAGTATCATGAGTGAAGTCTATTCTTGCAGTATACAGTTCCCATGATCCAATTAAGCTTTTCTGATTATGCACCATTTGGTTGAATCAGTTTCCCACATAGATTAGAGGATTAGTGCGAAAAATGGGATTTTTTTCCAACCACACTAAGTATCTTACTGGTTTGGCATGAATCGCAGCTCTAACATCTTCATCATCCAGCCATGTAGTAGCAACTTCATCACTCTACATGTAGTCATGTACATGGAAATGTCAAATAAAATGGAGTAAAAAGGAGGTGGCAATATCAGCTATAAATTTTCAGCTAAGATATGATGGTGACATTTTGAAATATGTTGTGAACGAATTGGTAATTTAATTAGCGCAGTAGCTTGAAACAGAACAATGGTATAAATTAAATTTTGTGTTTTATATATGCAAGAAGAGAAACATGACAACATCATGATCAGTGAACTAGAGGGACATTGGCCTAATAGTTTACATACCGTGCAGGGAAGTGATCTACCACCAAGGCCTGGCCACATCGGAACGTGACCATCCTTGAGAGCAAGGCGGAGGGGCCAAGAACGCCCTGCCATTCGCTTCCTCACTGGAAATGGCCTATCTGTCTCTCCTAGCCTTCTAAAACTCTGTGGTAAGCTGCTCTTGCTGAACTCTAGCTCTTGGATTTCAGGATGATGGTAACAGGGTGCAAGGATGTTGTACTTGTTCAGGTCTTTCAGTTCCTGCACATACCCAAAATAGTTGTTATAGAACCTAAGCTAGACTGCCCAGATGTTGTCGATTTATGTATTCTGGTGAGACACATTACCCAGCGCACTCTGTCGATCTTCTCTTGGCACAGATTATCTAAAGTGCCAAAGAATGTGCCACGGCAAGAAGCTTTGACGTCCTGAAATAAATTACATCTGGTCGGTCGATAGATTTTGGTAAGCAATCTCGTCTGAAATGAAACTATCCGTAACATTGGTATGCGGTAGCTGCGTCTGTAGCCTGGATATGCTTGCAGACAGTTGTATAGTAAACAAGCTTGTAGAAATTATTATATTAGCATAAAAGTTGAACCACAGACCTCATACATGTCAGTTGAGATGAGACCCATCCCATGCGCAAATGGCACAAATGAATTGAAATCGTAGTCTACATCAGTTGCTGGATTGCCAATTAGATAGCCCTGAACAAATTTCGGAAGATTCTAACTATAAAAGATTCATCAAAATTTTGCATCTGCGTGCAATtctgaattatacaacaaaacatTAAAGAATGTGACTGAGGGAATATAGAACCTTGAAATTGATTCTTGGCTTCACACCTCTCTCAATGCCTGTCAAGACACATGAACATGTATTATCAGGATAGATAGACTTGGGATAATGCTAGTTTTCTGACCTGACCAGCCACCTTTTGATTAACAGTGTCAACCTTTAACAACTTCGTCAGTGATTGTGGGGATATAAACCCCTGCATACGACTCCCCTGAGATGTAGAATGGGTTCAACTGAAACTCGGGGTATAACTCGAACCACTGCAAGACCgaatcaacatcatcatcaggTTCTTCCAGCAAAGTGTATGACAGATGGTAAAGCTTTACTAAAGCAGAGTACCTTCAACAGGAATTTGT
Protein-coding sequences here:
- the LOC8070920 gene encoding serine carboxypeptidase 1 isoform X2 — translated: MASPFVLLVVVAALLLPPAVFAAPEEHLVTGLPGFHGAFPSKHYSGYVTVDERSERSLFYYLVLSERDPATDPVVIWLNGGPGCSSFDGFVYGNGPFNFEPGSSPGSLPKLQLNPYSWSKVSNIMYLDSPAGVGMSYSLNKSDYITGDLKTAADAHKFLLKWFELYPEFQLNPFYISGESYAGVYIPTITDEVVKGIERGVKPRINFKGYLIGNPATDVDYDFNSFVPFAHGMGLISTDMYEDVKASCRGTFFGTLDNLCQEKIDRVRWELKDLNKYNILAPCYHHPEIQELEFSKSSLPQSFRRLGETDRPFPVRKRMAGRSWPLRLALKDGHVPMWPGLGGRSLPCTSDEVATTWLDDEDVRAAIHAKPKSLIGSWELYTARIDFTHDTGTMLTYHKKLTGLGYRVLIYSGDHDLCIPYPGTEAWVKSIGYQVVDRWRPWYFGDQVAGVFHWQVQPSINQG
- the LOC8070920 gene encoding serine carboxypeptidase 1 isoform X1; this encodes MASPFVLLVVVAALLLPPAVFAAPEEHLVTGLPGFHGAFPSKHYSGYVTVDERSERSLFYYLVLSERDPATDPVVIWLNGGPGCSSFDGFVYGNGPFNFEPGSSPGSLPKLQLNPYSWSKVSNIMYLDSPAGVGMSYSLNKSDYITGDLKTAADAHKFLLKWFELYPEFQLNPFYISGESYAGVYIPTITDEVVKGIERGVKPRINFKGYLIGNPATDVDYDFNSFVPFAHGMGLISTDMYEDVKASCRGTFFGTLDNLCQEKIDRVRWELKDLNKYNILAPCYHHPEIQELEFSKSSLPQSFRRLGETDRPFPVRKRMAGRSWPLRLALKDGHVPMWPGLGGRSLPCTSDEVATTWLDDEDVRAAIHAKPKSLIGSWELYTARIDFTHDTGTMLTYHKKLTGLGYRVLIYSGDHDLCIPYPGTEAWVKSIGYQVVDRWRPWYFGDQVAGYTEGYGHNLTFLTIKGAGHAVPEYKPKEALAFYSRWLAGEKF